The sequence CCTATGGAAACATATAAGCGTACCAGTTGTCTCAGCTGAACAACTGTTGATGGCAACTCATGTATTTTTGTTTCCCTCAGGTCCAGTGTCTGCAAGTACTGTAAATTCCCAATTTCTTTTGGAAGCTCAGTAATATATGTGCGTCCTAGTCCCAGATACCTCAAATGCAGCAAATTTGTGATGTCCTTCAAATAACAACTATCCAAATGTTGGCATTCTTCGAGATCCAGCACACGTAGAACCTGGAAGCTCAAAAGTGATGGAATCATGTCAATAGCAGACCTCAAGACAAAAAGTAGCCTTACATGGGATAAGTCCATGGATTTATCAAGCATATTGTGCTCTCCATTGTTCTTTTGGACTGATAATCGGCGGATCTTGTTCCCTGTAGACAATGGCTGCTGACCTCCTAGTATAGTAACAAAATTTTCCTCGGCTGATAACGAGGTGATGAAATCAAGTACCATATCATGTACACGACATGTTTTTGCACTACCATGAGTGTCAATATCAACAGGCTGAAGCATATTCCGATTAATCAACTCATTGAAGTAGTTTTCTCCTTGTTTATATAAGTTCCCCCTTTGCTTATCATGAATAAAATCTTCTGCAATCCATCTCCATATCAGTTTATCTCTATTAATCATATGATCCTCCGGAAATATGCTTAGGTACAACAAGCAAGTTTTCAAGTGAGGAGGTAGATCACGATAGCTAAGAGATAATATCCCTCTCATGTTCTCCACACTAGGACCATTTTCATGTCCAGACCCAATGGAATTGAGCACATTGTACCATAGCTCATTTGTTTTTGTCGGTTTACTAGCCAATAAACTATCTATAGTTATGATAGCCAATGGTAAGCCATCACATTTTTTCAGTATTTTCTCAGATACTTCTTTCAACTCATTGGGGTATTCATCTTCACAATTAAATATTCTCTTGTAGAATAATTTTTTTGAGTTCCCATGGGAGAGAGGTGCTAGGTGATACACTCTACCATTGAAATCAGAGCAACAAGATTCGGCAACACCAACTTTCCGAGTAGTGGTAATTATTCTACTACCACAATTGCTCTTGATCAAAGCAACTTTCAGAATTGTCCACACATTTTGGTCCCATATATCATCAATTATAATTAAGTACCTATATATGATTTTGCAAAGTGTACAATAAACAGTCATTAGCTTATAACCAAAATTGGAAGTAGGGCCGAAAGTAAATAAATTTTGTCTCAATAATTTTTTTGATGCTACTGAGACTTCTTTTAACAACTATCATTGGCAAAGTGCATGATTTTATATGGTGCGTGTGGCCAGTTTGCAAAAAATGCAATAACACCCATGTAAGGAAATTCAACTAATTATATTATAATGGAACATATCAAATAGAAATGTAGTTATATTAAAAGAGGTGGGTAACTTTTGTTCTTATTTGGACGCCATCATCACACATTTGGTTCCACTACCGCCTCCAACTCTTCTCCCCCTCCGaagtttccttttttccttctattTTTTCATTTCAAACAGAGGGATAACACCACTGACTTCTGGATAGTGacctctttcttctttctgttaACCTTTCATGGGCACCACCTCCTCTCATTCATGCCATCTCACCTCTTCTCCGTTCTGGAGTGACATTGACATCTGACATGAACCAAACTTGGGGAGGCGAGAGCGATTGCTCCAGATGGCATATAGAGAACCAGACATGGTGATAGTGAACTTGCATTACGCCACATAAAAATAAATAGTACGTCACTCTTGTCTATCTAGAGTCCCGAAAGAGTGGCCTTTGCCACTAGATTGTGAAGATAGAGGCTTTCTTGTTATATGATAGACTTCATATTTACCAAGGGTACGTCTCGTTGACTGCATTAATATTTACAACAAACAAACATCGACAAGGTTGGGCTTGTAAGGGTTGAGAGAAATTGCTACAGAGGTTCAGTTTCTTGTGTCTACTTCCTAATAATGGATTTAGGAGCCCCTATGGAAGCGTACCAAGTCGAAGAATAATCTCTATTTTCATAACCACATATTTTAAAAGTAAAATTTACTAAATGGTATGTAAAATTTGTTCGGTTGTGCATCTGAAATGTGAGCTGGCATATTTGGCTTGTCATATTTCATGTCATTTGAGATATACTCTTTGAATCTTTGTTCATTTTGTGAAGCTTATTTCATTTGCATGCAAAAGCATGTTTCAGTTTCTGAAGTTTACAGGAATGGAACAATGTAATACCTTTGTGATCTTTGATGAAATATTAGTGAATTTATTCTAGCAATCCGTTGTATTTCTGAATGATTTGTGAACATGATAATGATATTATGTGAATGTTTCTGAATATCACTGTTATAGAAGGGAAATTACTCAAATTAAAGCAAACTGATATGATGAACAGATCTTTGGGATTTGGTTTTTGATTTGTGCAAGTGATTTTTGTGATATGTGAAATATGAAAGTTACTTTGGTTCATTTTTGTCCAAGAAAGTGATTTTCTTTCATATTTGTGATATGTGAAATATGAAGTGATTTTGGTTCACATAAGAAATATGTGAAATTTTTTAGGTTGAAATTTGTAAAATATCTAAATCATTTTTAAAATTGTTGGGATAGTTTAGAAATTTGCGGTTTGTGAAATAGTTGTGAATGTCAATGAAATTGCTTTTAAATCTGAGTTTATGAAATAGTTGTGAAAATGTTAGTTGAAAATGCTTGGATTTTGAAATGTATTTTTAAGTTTTCTTTAAAATAGTCACTGACATAATTATGTTGAAATAACCACTGAAATTATTATTTAGTCACCAATAGTATTATTCTGATTTTTGGAAATCTCCGAATTATTCtagatttttttcaaaaatttagttaacataattttatttttatttctggtACATTAATATACAATATGAAAATATAAGCATTGAATCAATACGCTATGTAAATACAGCTGGGTTGTATGCATACTCCATGACGAATGGATGCGTACAGATAGACTTCTACCAAGCCTATGTCTAGTCGACCGCGCAAATCTTTATCGCAAACAAATGATATGGCTTCCGTATAGGAGTTGAGAGCAATTCCTTAGGAGCTTTAGTTTCTAGTGCCTACTCGGTGGAAACTTTCTAGACTTGACATTGATAATCacatttttttggatttattttaggCTTTTTGGTGAtgttcgttcagtgggaggagacgtttccgtcgactatGATGTGACTATGATGACTATTTGTTAATCTCAAGATGCTATGTCGGCTTAGTCTCTCAGAGATGCTTACAagagtagggtgtgcgtgtgtgtgtttgtaaGGGTGAGTGTATATGCTCATGTATGTAAGCGACTTCGATTGTGCCGCGTTAAGAAAATGTCGTTGGCGGAGTAATCTCTACTTTGATAGCAACAGGCAGCTTATATGGTACACAACATTAATCAACAACATACTCCCACCGTCCCAAAAGCCACGTCGCTCTAATGAATGTATCTAGTACTAACTTAGTGCtagctagatacattcatttgagcgACAAACtttttgaaacgaagggagtacttgtTTTGAAAAGGAAATGCACGCACGCACCTCTTGTCCTTGAGAAAATTTCGGATATGATCCACAAGTTCCTTCACATCCCAATCTTCACCGCTGGCGCAATCTTCTCCACTCACCTGGCGAATTATGCTGCGAAATATCTTGTTTATATCCGGTGCAAGGGACACCGAGACAAAAGCCCGGCACTGGAACTGCCCTTGCAGCATGTGGAACACCGTGTTGGCTAGGGTCGTCTTGCCCAGGCCACCGACTCCGACGATGGACAGCACCTTGAGCTGCCGCTTTGATGCGCCCTCTCCCTCCTTCAACCACTTGACTAGATCTCCTGTTGGCCTTTCCATGCCAACAAGCCTGGACACATCCTCGTACAGGGCCGGCAGACGAGGATCAATGGTAGTCGCAGCAGACGGCCTGCTGACAAGATCGTCGTCGAGCTTGTACCTCTTGCGCCGTTGGCTGACCTCCTCCACTTCTCCTTTGATGCGCTGGATCTCGCCGGCGATCTGGCGGCGGGTCAACGCCGTGGCCCACAGGCTTCTCACCCTGTCCATGAACCCCTTGATCAAGCCAAGCGGCTCGGGGGGCTCTTGGACAGCCCCAAAACGGACTGTGAAGGTGTCGATGCTGTCCTCGATGTCGTAGGATATCTCCCTCACCTCGGTCGACCACACCTTGACCTGCCCGTCGAGCTGGCCGACCGGCACCTCCGATATCTTCACCAGCGCCGCCTGCATGCTCTCCAGCTCGCGGCTGAGGGATGCAATCTCCTCCTTGAGCCCCTTGTGTAGCTTGAACTCATCGCTAAGCAGCTCAGCCAGCTTAGGGAGGAGGACATCCATCGCCCCACTGACGATTGCCATGTATCAGAAGTATTAGATGGATGGATCTGGCCTTGTCGCTAAGTTTTCTTGTGGAATGTGATTCTACTGCACCATGCTGCTGTGGTAATGCAGAGGCCGGGAGcccctcct comes from Triticum aestivum cultivar Chinese Spring chromosome 5B, IWGSC CS RefSeq v2.1, whole genome shotgun sequence and encodes:
- the LOC123110130 gene encoding disease resistance protein PIK6-NP, producing the protein MAIVSGAMDVLLPKLAELLSDEFKLHKGLKEEIASLSRELESMQAALVKISEVPVGQLDGQVKVWSTEVREISYDIEDSIDTFTVRFGAVQEPPEPLGLIKGFMDRVRSLWATALTRRQIAGEIQRIKGEVEEVSQRRKRYKLDDDLVSRPSAATTIDPRLPALYEDVSRLVGMERPTGDLVKWLKEGEGASKRQLKVLSIVGVGGLGKTTLANTVFHMLQGQFQCRAFVSVSLAPDINKIFRSIIRQVSGEDCASGEDWDVKELVDHIRNFLKDKRYLIIIDDIWDQNVWTILKVALIKSNCGSRIITTTRKVGVAESCCSDFNGRVYHLAPLSHGNSKKLFYKRIFNCEDEYPNELKEVSEKILKKCDGLPLAIITIDSLLASKPTKTNELWYNVLNSIGSGHENGPSVENMRGILSLSYRDLPPHLKTCLLYLSIFPEDHMINRDKLIWRWIAEDFIHDKQRGNLYKQGENYFNELINRNMLQPVDIDTHGSAKTCRVHDMVLDFITSLSAEENFVTILGGQQPLSTGNKIRRLSVQKNNGEHNMLDKSMDLSHVRLLFVLRSAIDMIPSLLSFQVLRVLDLEECQHLDSCYLKDITNLLHLRYLGLGRTYITELPKEIGNLQYLQTLDLRETKIHELPSTVVQLRQLVRLYVSIGTRVPVGIGNMKALEELSKINISESPNFVKELGSLTELRVLEIWANAWDSSYEKPFMESISSLHKIQIMSVFASGVSLDFTSEGWVPKCLETFWAWDSPFSVLPRWINCSLQNLSIRLNKIQQEHVQILGGLPALHFLELLVIGHPEEKLIIGRDNTFKCLSEFAFECKAAGLVFAQGALQGLQRLRFDFGVRETKDLYGDFDFGLENLHSIKRVRVDIDCDGAWVSEVEALETLIKKTTNLYAPILNISRRLEEDMLKHEDIGLANKKQENWPAKDGPWGGNGGRARDIKVAPQRLESVTIRSGSVVDSLAFSFKDGNGQHHTAGPWGSDGGSGNTIKLGPAEFVTQVSGTFGSFGALSNVLTSLTLVTSCGSYGPFGKRQGSPFKTTMQSNSSIVGFFGRAGQFVDAIGVYVLPFPV